Below is a genomic region from bacterium.
TCGAGCCCCAGCGCGGTGCCGAGCAAAAACAGGCGGCACCCAAACCCGTTGTTCCCGACATGACCGCGCTTTCTGAAAAAGGAATTCCCGTTGAGGAGCCTCTGCCACTGCCGCCGGAGAGCGCTTTGGGACCGGAGAACGGTCCGGCCGAAGAAATGGCTGCCATTCCGGATGTGCCTCCGCCGCCGGGACTTACCGAAAAAGAAAAAACGAAGTGGCAAAAAAGACACCGCGATTATTGGAACATAGGCAAGGGGCGCAAGATTGCCCGTAAACCCCTCTTTACGTCCCGAGAGAAAGCCATTGCCGCCGGCGCGAGGGATTCGCGCAAGCTGCAAATGAACCCGAACTGGAAACCGTTTCTGCAGATCAACCGCCGGATAAGCGAATACGTGAACGGCATCTGCCAGGATATCGCGAGGAATTCGGACGTTGACGCAACGGTTACCTGCTATGTTTACAATACCAACGGCTGGCCGAAGAGCACCGGGGTAAGAAAGTACGACGCCTTTATTTTTAGGGACGGTTCCCTTTTCGTTAGCTCCGGCTTAATGCTCGCTTGTCCCAACGAAGTGGTTCTGCGCGCCGTGTTGGCCCATGAGATAGCCCACTTTGCCGCAGGACATGGTGCGGCAATAATGAGCCGTAAACAGGTCCTTGCTTTCAGTTCAATTTTCATCGCACAGACCGTAAACACATTGAGAGCGTTCGGCGCCATCAGCGGGTCGCTTTATCGCGACATCGGTTACGGACAGATGGGCGCAGTTCTCACGATGCAGAATTATGCGAGAGGCGCGGAACTCGAAGCCGATTGCTTTAGCGTGCAGTACTTGTACCGCGGTGGTTGGGATCCGAGAGGAACGGCGGAATACGTGCGAATGATGCAGAAGCTGATCAAAGACAATCACATCGGTTACGGCGCGCGTGGTCCGTTTGTTGTGCTTTACAACCATCCCTCCTGGGGAGCGCGCCTAAAGAAAGCCGAGTCGTTTGCGAGCGAACTTCCGGCGCTTGCGATTCCTTACAAAACCGACAGCCCGGAATTCCGAGCTATTAAGGAAGACCTGGAAAAACTCCCAATCATTACTTTCAAAAAGACAACCAAGGCGGCAAAGGTTTGGCATGTCATGAGGTGGGGTCTGCGGCATGTTATGGGTATGCCAATTCCATAACAGCTGCTTGGCTCCGGAACGGTATCGGTAAGCGAAACTCCGCCCAATGCGCGGGGTTTTTTAATATGTGGCAATGTGAATTTATTGAGGTTGGCGGTTGTATTCCGGCGGCAATAAATTTATAAAGGG
It encodes:
- a CDS encoding M48 family metalloprotease, which produces MKARIYSLLCSALFLAVAAVAEEHKIVVELPGLLRDAQAQRWSADGFKPELDDATPLADDLVREMVLRMASNESKLKQVCNNYAFDYADRVQDFTTEIGPDGNEELGQFVGEYYREGYIVFNDRGVRLDYPSYAPVSTMRFDNVPSKVLSVFFLLTYEKIGEYNVEYLGAKKIVLENKSVDTYVLKVSPRQMRKNDIYFSGLIWVGKKTYQIMKSYGKEEPDQRSLAYEKLNYRYMIEHTEVSDPVDGETYWLPGRFIGQDILRFGPHTSVGGPVGMKIEGRYYNYRRFDSQVKILSAEDYPPNVPKTIEPQRGAEQKQAAPKPVVPDMTALSEKGIPVEEPLPLPPESALGPENGPAEEMAAIPDVPPPPGLTEKEKTKWQKRHRDYWNIGKGRKIARKPLFTSREKAIAAGARDSRKLQMNPNWKPFLQINRRISEYVNGICQDIARNSDVDATVTCYVYNTNGWPKSTGVRKYDAFIFRDGSLFVSSGLMLACPNEVVLRAVLAHEIAHFAAGHGAAIMSRKQVLAFSSIFIAQTVNTLRAFGAISGSLYRDIGYGQMGAVLTMQNYARGAELEADCFSVQYLYRGGWDPRGTAEYVRMMQKLIKDNHIGYGARGPFVVLYNHPSWGARLKKAESFASELPALAIPYKTDSPEFRAIKEDLEKLPIITFKKTTKAAKVWHVMRWGLRHVMGMPIP